DNA sequence from the Uloborus diversus isolate 005 chromosome 1, Udiv.v.3.1, whole genome shotgun sequence genome:
catgcatacgtacatacagacgtcacgagaaaactcgtcgtaattaactcggggatcgtcaaaatggatatttcgggtgtctgtacgttcctagacacatatccacgtgtggtcgggttgaaaaaaaaaactcaacattaattcgggggtgagcaaaatggaaattaaggccaaattttgagtgaattttttttgcgaatacaatacttccttttttgtaaaaggaagtaaaaagcggtcaacttagacaggtggtcaacctCGTGGGTTTTACTATATGAACTTAGAATGACCACGACAAATTTAACGTGCATCAGTCACTGAGTTTGCTCGAAGCAAATACGCTTTTTAGACATTTAGAGCATGAATCATGTTGGATTCACATTTCTCGAATCGAAAATTAGTGTGTCTGCTAATCCCAATTTATTGAAACGattgaataaaacaaaacattaacaCTTACTTTAGTAGCTGTTCtgcaagaaataaaatcacaattttgaatttcagccACTCTCGATTGGTCCGTAGTCCTCAACATCATGGTTCACACTCTTCACACATGGGAGGCATGGCCGGACGCTCACATGGCTCTGCTCATTCAGGAAGCATGGCTGGACGATCTCGCGCTTCTGGTCACGCTACAGGGATGTCTGGACATCGTTCTATGCACAGTGGTGCCACGCATCATGGTTGAATTCGAGTTTTGTAGTAAAATAAATTCTGTTGCGTTGAAGAAgatctctttctttctttctttcacacacacagattgaggtttcGGCTATTCCACTAaggaagcttatacctctattaatccacaaagtttccaggattttgtttttccaggaCAGTACAAAGACagcacaatagatggtggtgccatttatggacagttcgagagacaatttagaaccaggccaggagccgaataacttcctaaTCTGGCACCcctagaggtatcgtttcacttggaggacattgtgaccacgagcatatttaacgtcgccctgtcaccattaatgacgacggagGGTTTTCGAAAAGTGAGGATCAAACCCGAGATcctccaatgccttaccgatcaggctatcACGGTCCCAGAAGATCTCGTCATTGAAAAACGAATCGTTCGAAACACCATTTTGAACTGATTAGGGGATGAATATTTTATTCACGACAAAACATCAATTTAAATTgtgaatagaaattttttttttgaataaattactgGTTTGATACAGTTTGGAAGAATTTTTGTATGTTTGTTACGAACAAAATTTTGCATGCAATTCAAATACAATGTAAATGTAAGCCCTTTGACAAATCTCTCTCTTAAATACTTTTCCTAAACTTTCAAAACAATGATTCTCCTCTTTTATACCTTATTTAAATTACGAGGAAAATGCTCTAGAAATCATTTCAACTCGAGcatggtttatatttgaaaatcatTTGCCAGAACTTGAGTTTAAGTGAAAACACAATTACTTTAAAATCAAACACCGTAAAGCGTTAATTAATACAGTGGATTCCAACACGTAGGGAGTGCCTCCCTAAGGGGGGGGGAGCTCCCTAGGTGGGCACAAAACTAATGTTAGGGGGCGAGAACTGCCAccaaaatacagtcaactcttgataactcgaagtcccaagggaccaactaaaacgttcgagttattggtagttcgagctgTGGAAAGTTTTTACAACAGCCTCTAGAGTTTGAAACCCGAAGAAAACtccgagataaaggaatattcgagttatcgagattcgactgtacaatttttgaacataaaataaaattgatgtcGGAAAATAAGAACCAGTTTTTCAATGGCACTATGGTTTTGgaaaatttgctttcaaaagCAAGCCCACCCATCTCGCTAACGTTGTAGGAATATTTCACTAATGTTGTTCAACTATTTTTCTGTTATTTGGTACAACATGTTTGACGTAATAAAGTTAtcaattactcatttttttcgtattatagtataataataaaatgttttggcgcaagaaaactattttatatacagggtgttccgtcttaacctgcaaagacctttattttcgcaaccgtttgtcctagatgtatacttccaatttcaaaaatgttcaaaatcagatgcagagttaagatattgaaagcttaaaataaaaattaaaatgagtcacaaaatacaaaatataactttttatacgggccccaggtcccttaacttatgtttagggatataatctccactgaaaaacaattccaacacaaaaagtttaaaattagtacAACAGATGTTCACctagatatgaaacgcagcgttttgtgacgtACACCACTCGTCGTCAATACCACCTTTCGAGGGAatatatagcggttaacaagcgttaaaaatgatatgtgtgcatagagtgtgatttttcaaattgttcgaggttatgttgtgtgtttttgcgtatcaccacataacatttgcatttatttttgaatagcaatgaaaaacacaaataccttgtttttcttacattgacgacttgtcatttttctgaaacataaattccagtctcatcttctgtatggtcccttaaaactttgaactggactatctccttgagttttggtcgcacaaatgtaaagttttatgtgttagtaataattttcaatgggGATCATTTCCCTAAATACAAAataggggacctagggtccgtataaaacgttaaattttgtattttttgactcatttttatttttgcttcaaacactcaatatcttaactctgcatctaattttgaacatttttgcaactggaagtatacatctaggactaacggttgcgaaaataaaggtcttgcaggttaaaacggaacaccctgtataatacgGTATTATTGGTTGAGCGTGGCGGGCTACGTGACTTTAAGAGTTTGTATAGCCGCTTACTCTTTGGTGTGAATTCGCAATAAAGTATACTTGCATAACTATACTGAATATTTATTACAACACACGAACGTAACATTTACAAcataaattcagaaataaatataacttagaatgatcgagatatttcagaaaaaaaaaaaaaaaagaatgtgatgCAAAGCAACGCGCTTGACTTATCGCTACTCCTCAATCTTtcgttcctattcctattcagagtcacaactgactacaactgtatgtatgtcgaggactgcatactaagtgccttgcctccattattttatatacctatagatggcagcaccatcaccggatcgaacagttaatgagaatttagaactagcccaggagctaatagctgcctagtactagcacccccagaggtatcgtttcacttggaggacattgataccacgagcatatttaacgtcgcccagtcccctttaatgactacggtgggtcttcgaccatcgaggttcgaacccaggaccctccggccccgaatccgacactctaccgatcgggctaccacagcCCCTATCTTTCGTTCtatcaagaaaaattaaatttaaacgttGCCACTCAAGCTAAtactgaaaatattaataattaaattaaagtcCTAGGCTCAGCTGCAGCTGCAGACGATAAGAACTACCAATCATAAACGTCAAgacagaatttaaaaattatgaacatTGTAAAAGAGGAGAGCTCATTAGTTTCCTTTTGTATAGAGAAAACGCAGaggttcaaaaaaatttagaaaccacTGCATTAATATATTTCGCAAAAATACCTCGCTGATCACCCAATTAGTATATTTCTGTTCTTCATAAAAGATGAATCCCGTCTCAAGGACGTGAAAAGTGATGTGACAGggttctattcgcaactccagggcttgaatacgctaccttgcggtgattaacaatactgaagaaaaaggtaaaacattccattccacgtgttttctttggggtaaattacaggcttcagacagtttatggtgtaatgtaattttagaagaataggaaaagaaagcttcccacaaacacgatagaaaaatactgtcattcactaagcgtcaaagcaagttataagttacggcgtgcgtttgttttacctttttcatccgccattagacagtgactgcagcgtcccctatagtttattggagttgcaaatttaCGTTTGTACAAGTATACAATTTTAAGGTTTGATAAATAAATTATGCTTTAATAAATCAGTAATTATAGAATGTTAAGTACCTTTTATTTTTCATCGGTTCTACAATGAAATCTGTCAACAAAATACCCCTTCTCAGAAGGCAAGATCAGCTCATTTTCGTATCAACAGTTGAAGTTGGATTTAACAGATCGTCTGAAGGGCTAACGATCATACTCCTTTCAATTTTTCCTAGCACAACGATGTCTCCATCGTTTTCGTCTTTTGTACGAATGGATACAGCTTCCATCAGAGACTCGGAATTGGAGCCTGTTTCGAGTGTGAACATGAACGATCCCATGACCAATCTCATTTTCCCCGACTTCAAAACCTGTAACTTCCCGATGCGTCCGTCGGACATGTCATCAAACAAAGTAGTAGGCTTCGAGTCCTGAAAGTTAAAATTCCACGAAATCAAATTGAATGAATTTGGAATTAACATacacagagatatttttaacgcctctaGAAACGTGTTTCACGCTCTGAAAACACGAAACATgccgcaaaaatttaatcaagcATATTTTCATcggtttaattttaaatacaatattagtaaactggaaaaaaaaaagaaaaaaaaaagagaatggggttgtttccttcagttaaaagtactactttcagagtcactaaaattgatagaataagcaaaaaaaaaacatggagcgagaaaaaaaatttctattttcccaacgcttaatttttaattttttgaaatgtccaattttggaaaaaaaagggcttggtctttgtgacgtcacaactgatgtactttggcgcatatatctaccgcgtttccatgttatgataatcgagaagataattaaatattgcgctctatgaatggcatttcatcatttgtgatgtcattggcagaagcgtaaacaataaaagcgcaccggttaaaataatttttttcaaagtattaaaactagtcaaattatttaaaaaatggtcaaatcctatgtttttaagcctgcactttcaaaaaaaaaaaaaaaaacttttaaaatttcggaaacgaccccattggaatGTATAATCTAGTCTACTGTCGATAGCTAaaagtcccaagggaccagcTTTGGGACTCAATGAAAACTTCCGAGACAAAGGAATGTTTCAGTCAAAAGACTTCGAACTATCGAGAGTTGACTCTATAggaccattccaccgtcacgtgcggtaCAATCAGACGTgataatttcaccaacattttgttattaatcttaatattttaatttaagataAGCGAGCACATTTTTTAACCGTTACAcctgatacaaagatactcctggcACAGTTACagtttcattaattcattttgtcttttaaaacttaatttttttgcatgcgtcacgtgcaggacatcCAGTCAAGTTCTGGTATCTTGAtatatttttgctcttttaatacagcaatgaagaaaaaaattgcaggtTGTGAAAGTTATAAGGTTTCAAAGTAAAGGAAATATATCTCATTTGTTAGAAATATAgtaaataaaacagttaaaaaaactatatatgaggtcattccacgaaaaagtagccACTTTGTCCCGCACGGGAAGGTttacatattttgttaaaaactaataattttataaGGTTACTAATGGTAtacacacggctttgcccgtaatagaaaattaaaaggtcttttggttcgcctgtatatttagaaataatgcatggtgaattttctcgccaattggcttgtgcccatgttacggttccacgttatgataatttcgtaatttactcgtccatcttatgataattttgttcttaaaattggaatagaaaaataacaaaatcaaattttcgaaaaatcgcttcgaggtgcacatccccatgctacaaactaactttgtgccaaatttcatgaaaatcggccgaacggtcactcgtctggtctgctaattctatattagctaccagtttgtttggcactcttggcttccttaagaggttttccatctccagctcagtcactttcctatgccgggctgatgagtgctaataagcacgaaactgcagtcctcggctggaaatgactgagctggcggtgtatttcacgtaattttgctttagccatggctaatgggcggtaatttacagAATATAAAGAGTAAGTGTTTGAGTTAAGTGTTAAGAGTTGTTAAGTGTGTGCCACGTAAGTGTTGGCACAAAAGAGCAAATCCAAACGATCcgataaattataattttttaaacctaaagactttatctaagaaagcttggtaatcactaaaaagttcaaaataaaatcagtacatcaTATATTGGTTACAACATTGAATAATtttagttaatcctaaaatcttattaaagttaattctaaaggtgccaataaaattaaaataaaaaatttaggcaagaaatgtaggtatagtaaaagctattcgtacgaagctgtataccaccgcattttgggtaaaatttgttccagacgtacatgtaccctaCCTCTCCCCGCAATacagtgcaatattttcgttgaaaattttaagatgaaatttcaaatttattattggggaaatttttcagaattgaagtatttcaatttttataaattctgaaattaagttgaggtgttacccaccagatgggtgtcctCCGGGAGGGGGAAGGGGGCCAGATCctatcaaaaatctttttttaatcagcaaaaaaaaaaaaaaacctctcaagttacagtttttaaaaattgaaagcacaagatttgattaacatctatttgttaaacattaaagggaagcaaattaatcgtattcatttttttaaggggatttttaagtaatctcactttagaaatcccAACTGTtcgataatttgattttcaaattgagtttctaacgttgtatacatgctaggtttacaataaaatacaacgcgaaaatttcataaaaaggaattaatatttcaatctctgtttagggatTCCCCCCCTTCCCATTAGAGGGGGTGGGTTagatgaatagataaataaagaagCCGGAGTCGgccgtttcaaaatccaggagtcagagtcgaccatttttcttccgactccgcagccctgctccgaaatgaatttcactcctctaaaaattgTCAAAGAGTATTTTGCACGCCTTGAAAACTCCTTGGCTATATCTCTGTCTCTTATATCATATTGAATCTGTACAAATTTTGTCAAGAATACAACAAAATGAGGACATATTCACTTAACTTCcattataaaatgataatataCTGTGAAAGCTATTATCGTATTAGCACTTCATTATTGATCTTTTAAAGGGAAGATAAGAGGGCCATTATGCGCAAAAAACCGCCGTACCGGAATAGGAAACACAGATCTATAGTTGTGCTACGGATGAACCGGTGATCAGCGAGAACGCGCCAGCAGTAAAGTTTTTACTGCTCGCGTGTTTTTGCTGATCTTACCTACTACAAAATAAAGTGTTCTGTTTtcgcttccagttcatccgctATCTCTCCGTGGCACAACTAGAATCAGTAAACAGAGATGGGATAAAAATCAAATAAGCATATCATTGCTATTTTGCACATATTTGTGCGGATGGATTCTGAATTTGACGATCGAGGAGAAAGTAGtgcatttagaaaaattaaaataccttTACTTCTTCCTTTTCGTTATCTTTTGCTTGAGAAGTTGTTGCTTTTGATGTAGCAGCTGGTTGTTCTTTCTCGTGGCAATCTGTGTTACCAAATGGCATACGTTGAGGCATTTGGAAAAGCAGCAGGATGCTGTCACCTGATTAAATAATGTGTAATCATGCAACAACACAAATcttacattaaaaacataaattttacgcacattcatattttttttgctgtcaattcattttttataacatattgAACTTTACAAATATCAAGGTAACTTCTTTTCTAAAGATACctcttattttaagaaaaaaattacaactttccttttcattttccaagtttttcgCCGACCGCATCAATACGTTAAAAGTAATTCGGATGCTTAATGAACCAAATCGTttaggtacactgtaaaaaaaaaaaaaataaatccgaaacgtttctggaaaataattgaCAGCTAGAGTGCCTAACCTCTGCCAGTGCCGAAGATTAGGCAGAACTACAAGCAAACACCAAACTTATTTGTCTGCAATCATTGTAAAGCTGCAATACCCAGAGACTGCACTTAACCCTTGTTTGGTGTTTAGTTAACCTGAAAGTGAAGCACCCAATAAAAAAGCGTAATAAATAATCACACTGGCTACTGGAAACGTTTTTTCACAACAGTAATAAGTCGATATTCATGACACTTGGACAGGACACTGCTCACCCCCCATACGAGAATATTCTTCGCAATTATACttatttttcacaggaaactggttgAAAACAGTAAAATCCCGGAACGTTGCCCATAGACAATGCTTgacgtttcaaaattttcttgcaGTGTACATGCGGAGACAATCTTTTCTCTTTAGAAATTACAACTGAATACTTTTGCAATTCTCAGAAACTgcacttgccaaaaaaaaaaaaaaaatttttttttgggtgaTTTTGGACGCgattttagtaaaataataaggcctcctacacacgaggcggttagttgaatcaacatTTCGAAAAAAGTTGCCCATCAATTAACTGAATGGCGCTTTTCGATgtgttcacacgaggcaacttagttcaATCAACTTCTGATCTCGAAAGTAAAAGAgtacataaaaatataatttcatgcATCACACCACTGGACTAAGCAGAACTCATTCGACCAGCTGCTCCAcgacgctgttaaaactgaaccgagttgattGAACTAGTTGACTCGTGTGTAGAGCTAACGCTTGGCAATGTCCTGATGTGTTGAATCAATTAAAAAGCTGATTCAACTAATTTACTCGTGTGTAGCGCAAAAGCTTGGCAATGTCCTGATGAGTTGAATTTATTAAAAAGCTGATTTAACcagtttactcgtgtgtagagcaaACGCTTGGCAATGTCCGGATGAGTTGAATCAATGAAAAAGCTGATTCAACTCATTGGGATTAGAATGGTAGCGGCACTTGTGCCTTGTATGCCTGATTAGTTAGTGTGCCTGATGAGTTAATGCCTGTCGTGTGAAGAAGGCCATAGTTGTTTTAACATCAACGAATTGagaaacattatatatatatatatacatacacatacatatatatatatacatacatatatatatatatatatatacatacatatatatatatatatatatatatatatatatatatatatatatatatatatatatatatatatatatatatatatatatatatatatatataaacatagtAAATTGCATTTCGTTGCTTAACAAATGAAAACATTATCGAACTGGTACATAATGCATTTCTAAATATACAGTTGATCAAGAGAATAATTTTGAGTGATAGAAATATGTTCTACCTGTAACCTTGGTAGAATCTACCAAATCAATCAggttttcctttttcttatcCTCGGGTGCAATAGAAGCAAAAAATTTTCCTTCTAAGGCATGCCATTTGTCAGCTCCGGGttcaactgaaaaatatttttgcacgttTTTATGAAAAAGCTAACtaactaatttattaaaacacataaaaatttatttacaatttacgtTTCAGTTCTTAAAGATTGAAACACCATTGAATATCGTTAGAAAGAAACCAGTAAATTAGCACTTATTTCCAAAATTATATAATGTTGCGAATAAATTCATATGAAGGATTTTAAAGTATCATTTGTGAATTTTGGAAATAACGTAAGGAAAACAAAAGTAGAGTAAGGTCGGgtatagtgtttaaaaaaaaaaaaaaaaaaaaaaaacggaaacgaaacAAACCCTAAAATGTGGTGTCGAAAACACCGATTTAATCTGCTAATTTTCTGCATGGATATAAACTATAACCTctttaactaaaatttttcaagcaagaacataatttttttcatttggagagggaaaagagcattacaataaccgtaaacattattctgaatgactagagatgtgcaaaacTCAAAATCTCGCGCATAtgtagaaaaaaggaaaacatgggggggggggggcaccttctCCCAAACACACTGTGTAGcaaaaaaactctcaaatgcttctgaggctattccggCTGATTCTTCTCcaaattgaccccctgaatccgaatatgatctccgttttcctcctacacgtaCCGATTTTCGTAGGAAAGCACCCCACTTTtttattttcggggggggggggggcagttttattttttgctacatatgcacaagattttgagctttgtaCATCTCTAGTCATTTAGAAAAtttgtttacggttattgtaatgttCTTTTCCcccaccaaattaaaaaaatggctctgaatcagaggaTGGGGGAGCTTCTAGAAAGGGGGGTGTGATGGGGGGAAAGGTGGTCgcatttggaaacaaggggtcattttacataagaatcagccagaagaatgcctttttgaatgaagacctgcgatttaactcgtatgcaacgtgcgacattcacaagacagttttatttttaaatttttcttacatcgccgacgaaatgtcagaagcattttaaagggtttttttttttgccgaacagtgagtgttattgttcttacttaatttatttctaatttattcaaaacttttttttcagcaaaaatattcgCGAAAGTTGATCAagattattcgattatccggggataTTATTCGATTGAGCGGGGATCCTCAAtattgcgtctatggggaaatatttagTTCCGAGAGGTTTTATtggtataagcggggtattcgtttatccgttatcCGATTAAGCGGGGATGAcagtatttgaagaaatgtgtgttggattcaatactaaaaacagagaaatgttggaattggacgtttttttctcgcctttttgccagcggaaaccaaataagaaagcttctctacatagtataaaatgaagtctccaaaaagcgtctgtttgtgtgaacgcgcaaaactcgagaactacccggccgatttcgctgaaattttcacagtatctttctttttgcaccggaaaggtttgcagaccggttcgaaaaaaaattcgacgagtagttctttttttattccaatttaggcccaattttcacataaattcccaaatatgttggtgaaaaattacttgcgcatattaatattacatatctttggaaagggaagaattttccgcgttctacgcaattcgtTCCAatactctaacttaattgcgacgggagatttttacgtttttagctcgaatgtttttaggcttagctgaaatttaggcactactttcttcattaaataaatcaataaaaagtgaaagaagtgctctacagttttctttttgacaccattggaaaaagcgacattttttactccagatctaacttgatctttggtcgaaaaagtaagcttctaactccaaagaaagaaaagttataaGACTTTTTAAATCAGTTCGAAAAATCACATTTCCATTCAAGTTGtttaccattttctttcgcattttaattttttaaaacttattttattttgagtttccatggttacgttttttaaatccatctttcttgatttaatttcttaaaagtgttttaatgtCTCTGGTCATTGTTTGGAgcgaaaattttgcatgatgtttttatttatttatttatttaagcgtgactgttgaatatacgtcactagacacaattttcattgtcaaggtggaccgggcaaagccgggaaacgcagctagtgtacaataaagctaacgtacaacagatgacaaaaatggaggaaaagaaaaatgaaaaatttgcagttacagtACCCGccgctaataaaatcactggattataaaaccAGCcgctttttgaaatgaaatctgaaagaacagaatcattgcaataccaaaacatgttaaaaccatcttttaataaaatcactatcgccgttttataaaatcaaacttttggacatcATACGTAAAAAGTTGTTAAAGGAGCACCATGAAGTAAAAGAATCGGTCTCAGAGGATGAGAAAATCTCAGAGTCAAATTTGCCTCTTCAATtgatgtcagaaaagcgcttgataATGTACGATGCACTTAAAAGCAAAGAATGTCGAACGTTACAAAACAAACAATACTGAATCAATAACTCTCAAACAATATTGAATCTTTGCCCTTCCAATTTTGCTAAGCAAATGACAATACGCCTATATTTTAAGATCCTTGtgcaaataattattataaaaaatgcgcctcatgtttagttaaaatgataactgccttttgaaatacttaaaacagaaataaatgaagtaattcaattcatatttagagtatttaaacttcaaaaccttttatttttttgaatgccggataataaaatcagccgctttataaaatcaaatataccccgaacgaatgtgattttaataagcggcgggcactgtactgCCCTTTACATGCCCACGGCAGTGTATGCTTACCTACGAGTGACATAAAAAGTGATGGTTAAGTAGGGATatttaattccatttttattCGTTCCATATGACTTTGCTGCAACGAGAACATTTTTTCAGCAAATAGTCCcagtttattttacttttgttaaaaaGAGAGACATTTTACCTTTAATGTCTCCGTCTTTCACTTCTTTCTTTACATCAACATCATCGAGGGGTTCTTTCTTGATTTTGCACTTGGATTCTGATTTTGGTTTTAATGGCAAAATAACTGGACATAGCTCCCCACTATcatcaaaattctaaaaatagcAAATTGTACAAAtcacagtttcaaaaaaaaatttcattgcaattttaataataacaatgaaacaTACAAAGTTAAAATGAAACTTCAAAAAGTGTTCCTAGTTTTTGGGCCCCACTATataaagacacacacacacacatattttatatatatatatatatatatatatatatatatatatatatatatatatatatatatatatatatatatatatatatatatatatatatatataacacaattTGATGTCACACTTGTAGGTAGCACAATGGCATATGTACTAAACAACAAGAAACCCAAAAGACTATTAACAATGTAAATTCAAAACCATTTTAATAGGAAAACCATataaattttctgctttttttttcaagtcagagctggggggttggatAGTACATGTCAGCATTATCAAAAAACTTGTCACCTTTTGTAATACTCGCTTAATGTCAACCAATGCTAAGCCTACCACTCAGTTGAATTAGCAAGTAAATTCttgctaatttgataaaaatgcaaatactcgCTGATTTATGCGTTACCGACgtctatagaaacctgcaaatcattataatatgccaactgctccagctctttgataacgtagcagttactgcccattcttattatttatcttaatgtttaTGTTGTTCCACTTTTCCTATTTACatggtttttcaattttcattgttGATATTCTTTTGGGTTTCttgttgtttagtacac
Encoded proteins:
- the LOC129220479 gene encoding uncharacterized protein LOC129220479 yields the protein MSDVPPEVPIDEIRNAAISRRGGIRVRGGSDSSDFQNAKQVETKGQRDSRRERGRGRGNKCIVQTEGTFLGQGPAARVKKESLDTEYERAPRGSRAAGKQGAATFDRKPDEKEIKYLLEPWDEDENFDDSGELCPVILPLKPKSESKCKIKKEPLDDVDVKKEVKDGDIKVEPGADKWHALEGKFFASIAPEDKKKENLIDLVDSTKVTGDSILLLFQMPQRMPFGNTDCHEKEQPAATSKATTSQAKDNEKEEVKDSKPTTLFDDMSDGRIGKLQVLKSGKMRLVMGSFMFTLETGSNSESLMEAVSIRTKDENDGDIVVLGKIERSMIVSPSDDLLNPTSTVDTKMS